In Tenrec ecaudatus isolate mTenEca1 chromosome 5, mTenEca1.hap1, whole genome shotgun sequence, the following are encoded in one genomic region:
- the OXR1 gene encoding oxidation resistance protein 1 isoform X7 produces the protein MKFNLPGKGMSLLWYGKKGRKHQPINHKYTLITTREDINSKQTAPVKADLDSESFRPNLSDPSELLKPDQIEKLTKHLPPRTIGYPWTLVYGTGKHGTSLKTLYRTMTGLDTPVLMVIKDSDGQVFGALASEPFKVSDGFYGTGETFVFTFCPEFEVFKWTGDNMFFIKGDMDALAFGGGGGEFALWLDGDLYHGRSHSCKTFGNHTLSKKEDFFIQDIEIWAFE, from the exons ATGAAATTCAATTTGCCCGGTAAAGGAATGTCTCTACTCTGGTATGGGAAAAAAGGGAGAAAACACCAACCAATTAATCATAAATACACTCTG ATTACTACAAGGGAAGATATAAACTCAAAGCAGACTGCTCCAGTAAAAGCCGACCTGGATTCTGAGTCATTTAGGCCAAATCTAAGTGATCCCAGTGAACTCCTAAAGCCAGATCAGATTGAAAAG CTTACCAAACATCTTCCACCAAGAACAATCGGCTATCCATGGACTCTGGTTTACGGTACTGGGAAGCATGGCACAAGCTTGAAGACCCTTTACCGAACAATGACAGGTTTGGACACTCCAGTGCTGATGGTGATTAAAGACAGTGATGGTCAG GTTTTTGGAGCATTGGCATCTGAGCCATTTAAAGTGAGTGATGGTTTCTATGGCACTGGAGAGACCTTTGTTTTCACATTCTGCCCAGAGTTTGAG GTCTTCAAGTGGACAGGTGACAATATGTTTTTTATCAAAGGAGACATGGATGCATTAGCTTTTGGTGGTGGAGG GGGAGAGTTTGCTCTTTGGCTTGATGGAGATCTCTACCATGGAAGAAGCCATTCTTGTAAAACATTTGGGAACCATACACTTTCTAAAAAAGAAGATTTCTTTATCCAAGACATTGAAATCTGGGCTTTTGAATAA
- the OXR1 gene encoding oxidation resistance protein 1 isoform X6 yields the protein MSLLWYGKKGRKHQPINHKYTLVVSVAEYHRRIDALNTEELRTLCRRLQITTREDINSKQTAPVKADLDSESFRPNLSDPSELLKPDQIEKLTKHLPPRTIGYPWTLVYGTGKHGTSLKTLYRTMTGLDTPVLMVIKDSDGQVFGALASEPFKVSDGFYGTGETFVFTFCPEFEVFKWTGDNMFFIKGDMDALAFGGGGGEFALWLDGDLYHGRSHSCKTFGNHTLSKKEDFFIQDIEIWAFE from the exons ATGTCTCTACTCTGGTATGGGAAAAAAGGGAGAAAACACCAACCAATTAATCATAAATACACTCTG GTAGTGTCAGTGGCTGAGTATCACCGCAGGATCGATGCTTTAAATACTGAAGAACTGCGCACACTCTGCAGACGTCTCCAG ATTACTACAAGGGAAGATATAAACTCAAAGCAGACTGCTCCAGTAAAAGCCGACCTGGATTCTGAGTCATTTAGGCCAAATCTAAGTGATCCCAGTGAACTCCTAAAGCCAGATCAGATTGAAAAG CTTACCAAACATCTTCCACCAAGAACAATCGGCTATCCATGGACTCTGGTTTACGGTACTGGGAAGCATGGCACAAGCTTGAAGACCCTTTACCGAACAATGACAGGTTTGGACACTCCAGTGCTGATGGTGATTAAAGACAGTGATGGTCAG GTTTTTGGAGCATTGGCATCTGAGCCATTTAAAGTGAGTGATGGTTTCTATGGCACTGGAGAGACCTTTGTTTTCACATTCTGCCCAGAGTTTGAG GTCTTCAAGTGGACAGGTGACAATATGTTTTTTATCAAAGGAGACATGGATGCATTAGCTTTTGGTGGTGGAGG GGGAGAGTTTGCTCTTTGGCTTGATGGAGATCTCTACCATGGAAGAAGCCATTCTTGTAAAACATTTGGGAACCATACACTTTCTAAAAAAGAAGATTTCTTTATCCAAGACATTGAAATCTGGGCTTTTGAATAA